Proteins from a single region of Cytophagaceae bacterium:
- a CDS encoding DUF4956 domain-containing protein: MTLLQQLASETATFQWFDKVSIKFLSRFLVDIVAVFILIRFIYYRNYRRTDLFLTYFGFNIIIFLITYLLNKVEMSMGAAFGLFAVFSMLRYRTENISAKDMTYLFLVIALGLITAISKGSWDDLSIMSAILLALTALLESNVLIKKQHAKLVTYDNIALITPDKNEELLADLRARTGLNIHRVDIQEYDFLKDSVEMMVFYND, translated from the coding sequence ATGACTCTTTTGCAACAGCTGGCCTCTGAAACCGCCACTTTTCAATGGTTTGACAAGGTTTCCATTAAGTTTTTATCGCGTTTCCTGGTCGATATCGTAGCGGTATTTATCCTGATCAGGTTTATTTATTACCGAAATTACCGCCGTACCGACCTGTTTTTGACCTATTTCGGGTTCAACATCATTATATTTCTTATCACCTATCTGCTCAACAAAGTTGAAATGAGTATGGGAGCTGCTTTCGGGCTTTTTGCGGTATTTTCTATGCTCCGCTATCGTACCGAAAACATCTCGGCCAAAGACATGACCTATCTGTTTCTGGTGATTGCCCTGGGCTTGATCACAGCCATCAGTAAAGGAAGCTGGGATGACCTCAGCATTATGAGTGCCATCCTTTTGGCACTGACTGCCCTTTTAGAAAGTAATGTTTTGATCAAAAAACAACACGCCAAACTTGTTACTTACGACAATATCGCTTTGATAACACCCGATAAAAATGAGGAACTTTTGGCAGACCTTCGTGCCCGCACCGGACTTAATATTCATCGGGTTGATATCCAGGAATACGATTTTTTGAAGGATTCCGTTGAAATGATGGTTTTTTATAACGATTAA
- a CDS encoding polyphosphate polymerase domain-containing protein: MNFEEILSEIKIKVSGFDRITLPEMDSVKLMDRIDTKYVAPFHLLPEILTEAQEYYKILEVNGERINTYDTLYYDTDNLNLYYNHHSGRRNRYKVRFRNYVSSGVSFFEIKHKTNKGRTFKTRIKQPNEFEETIAGEKADFLENTTPLTAEHLKGNLWVHYKRMTLVNKNTPERITIDIELSFKNEDHVSHFEKLVVVEVKQPKAGASSIKNILKKHELRPGALSKYCLGVMTTYPEVRFNRFKRKFLHLKKIISQYDSFATAGL; the protein is encoded by the coding sequence ATGAATTTTGAAGAGATACTGTCTGAAATAAAAATCAAGGTGAGCGGGTTTGACCGTATTACGCTTCCCGAAATGGATAGTGTTAAGCTCATGGACCGTATAGACACCAAATATGTGGCACCCTTTCATCTTTTACCCGAAATCCTAACCGAAGCACAGGAATACTATAAAATACTGGAAGTCAACGGTGAACGCATCAATACCTACGACACGCTGTACTACGATACTGACAACCTTAACCTGTATTATAACCATCATTCCGGTCGCCGAAACCGCTACAAGGTTCGTTTTCGGAATTATGTAAGCTCGGGGGTGTCGTTTTTTGAAATTAAACATAAAACCAATAAAGGCCGCACTTTTAAAACCAGAATCAAGCAGCCCAATGAGTTTGAAGAAACGATAGCAGGCGAAAAAGCCGATTTTCTGGAAAATACCACACCTCTTACCGCCGAACATTTGAAAGGCAACCTTTGGGTACATTATAAAAGAATGACGCTTGTCAACAAAAATACCCCGGAGCGAATCACGATTGATATTGAGCTCAGTTTCAAAAACGAAGATCATGTGAGCCATTTCGAAAAGCTGGTGGTGGTTGAGGTAAAACAACCCAAAGCGGGGGCATCTTCCATAAAAAATATACTCAAAAAACATGAGCTCAGACCCGGGGCATTGAGCAAATACTGCCTGGGCGTAATGACCACCTACCCTGAGGTTCGTTTTAACCGGTTTAAAAGAAAATTTTTACATCTAAAAAAAATAATTTCTCAATATGACTCTTTTGCAACAGCTGGCCTCTGA
- a CDS encoding aminotransferase class V-fold PLP-dependent enzyme has protein sequence MNKRQFLKTMGLSAISAPVFSREFENAITQHKETEPLKLAKNEDFWAKIRKDYKLNPDFINLENGYYCITPVPIKEAFFKNVEECNLLGSYYMRNSRFPDNERVRKALAEVVGCDFEELVITRNATESLDTVISGYDWKPGDEAIMAEQDYPSMLQHFELMARRYGIKNVVLSVPNHPENDEEIVKMYEAAITPKTRLLMVCHIINITGQILPIKKITEMAHLHGVDVLVDGAHAVGHFEYEISELGCDYYGSSLHKWLSAPLGVGLLYVKKDKIKNLWPIYGDTGFADTDIRKLNHTGTPAVHTDLSLLNAIDYLKMIRIQRKEARLRYLREYWSDRLKDVPNVVINTPYSGKTACGIGNVGLKNMKPGILAERLLNEHKIWTVGIDGQGVHGCRITPNIYTSTAELDIFVNAIKKLGNS, from the coding sequence ATGAACAAACGCCAATTTCTGAAAACTATGGGCCTAAGTGCCATTTCAGCTCCGGTATTTAGCCGCGAATTTGAAAATGCTATCACTCAGCACAAAGAAACTGAGCCGCTAAAATTGGCAAAGAATGAGGATTTCTGGGCAAAAATCAGAAAGGACTATAAACTCAATCCCGATTTTATTAATCTCGAAAACGGGTACTATTGCATCACGCCAGTCCCCATCAAAGAGGCTTTTTTCAAAAATGTGGAAGAGTGCAACCTCCTGGGCTCGTATTACATGCGAAACAGCCGCTTTCCTGACAACGAGCGGGTAAGAAAGGCCCTGGCCGAGGTCGTAGGTTGCGATTTTGAAGAGCTGGTAATCACCCGCAATGCGACCGAATCACTGGATACTGTTATCTCTGGTTACGACTGGAAACCCGGCGATGAGGCCATTATGGCTGAGCAGGACTACCCTTCTATGTTGCAGCATTTTGAGTTGATGGCCCGCCGATATGGTATAAAAAACGTGGTGCTTTCGGTGCCCAATCATCCCGAAAACGACGAGGAAATCGTGAAAATGTATGAGGCAGCCATCACTCCCAAAACCCGCCTTTTGATGGTTTGTCACATCATCAATATCACGGGGCAGATTCTCCCCATCAAAAAAATCACCGAAATGGCTCACCTCCACGGTGTAGATGTGCTAGTGGACGGAGCCCATGCAGTGGGGCATTTTGAATACGAAATCAGTGAATTGGGCTGCGATTACTATGGCTCCAGCCTGCACAAGTGGCTGAGTGCTCCGCTGGGTGTGGGGCTTTTGTATGTCAAAAAAGACAAAATAAAAAACTTGTGGCCTATCTATGGTGATACAGGTTTTGCAGATACCGACATCAGAAAACTCAATCATACCGGCACTCCGGCCGTACACACCGACCTCAGCTTGCTCAACGCCATCGATTATCTGAAAATGATAAGGATTCAGCGAAAAGAAGCCCGCCTGAGATATCTGAGAGAATACTGGAGCGACAGACTCAAAGATGTGCCCAATGTTGTGATAAACACGCCGTATTCCGGTAAAACGGCCTGTGGAATCGGGAATGTTGGCCTTAAAAACATGAAGCCCGGGATTTTGGCCGAGCGACTTTTGAATGAGCATAAAATCTGGACAGTTGGAATTGATGGTCAGGGCGTACACGGCTGCCGGATCACACCTAATATTTATACTTCGACAGCCGAGCTGGATATTTTTGTAAATGCCATAAAAAAGCTGGGTAATTCCTGA
- a CDS encoding carbohydrate binding family 9 domain-containing protein, whose product MFKKITLSFWLLLSVFLAFSQKKNNDFNYYIKKTNQSIKIDGKADEAIWKQCQIATDFFQVLPMDTSKAFVKTDVMFTYDDKNLYLLFINYNHFKGSNMVESMKRDWNFGRNDNDLLFFDTFNDLTTGFSFGSNARGGQWDGLMSNGSAINLSWDNKWQSEVGFDDGKWVWEAAIPFKTLRYKEGEKSWGLNFSRLDLKTTEKSSWTPIPRQFPTASLAFTGNLVWDTPPPSPGANISLIPFVYSGTSKDFSTGKDTKFDPGVGFDAKVGLTSSLNLDLTVMPDFSQVEVDVQQTNLDRFELFFPERRQFFIENGDIFNNFGSSNLRPFFSRRVGLDAPIYYGSKISGKINSNWRVGAMNMLTGKNTEGETGSMYSVISLQRKVFKRSYVGGIYVDRESSSQKETPDNLQIAPYNRTTGLEYYLASADNRWQGKAFWLKTFSPDINQNNNVSSVNIAYLRKEYTLGMTYENVDRKVAGDEVGFIRRKNYVYFLPTAEYLFFPKGSRILSHGPNAMVSLYLNKGLFDTQENTNVIGYKLNLRSQATFSIWTATDYVKLNNDFDPTGYKGFILDSGQVHRWKSWGTVFASKPQALFTYSFQTRYGGYYADGKRLRLEGELAYRFQPYVAVAFRSSLNRLTFFEDQRLSEKLLNSKHNLWLIGPRIDVTFTNKLFFTNFMQYNSQTNNFNVNARFQWRYSPASDLYLVYTDNYYADSFIAKNRAIVLKFTYWWNV is encoded by the coding sequence ATGTTCAAAAAAATCACTTTATCGTTCTGGCTCTTGCTGTCAGTTTTTCTTGCCTTTTCTCAAAAAAAGAACAACGATTTTAACTATTATATCAAAAAAACCAATCAATCCATAAAAATTGACGGAAAAGCCGATGAAGCTATCTGGAAACAGTGCCAGATTGCCACCGACTTTTTCCAGGTGCTGCCAATGGATACCTCAAAAGCTTTTGTCAAGACCGACGTGATGTTTACCTACGACGATAAAAACCTCTATCTGCTGTTTATCAATTACAACCATTTCAAAGGCTCCAATATGGTGGAATCGATGAAACGAGACTGGAATTTTGGACGAAATGACAACGACTTATTGTTTTTTGACACTTTTAATGACCTCACTACCGGCTTCTCTTTTGGCTCCAATGCCCGGGGTGGACAGTGGGATGGACTCATGTCAAACGGCAGTGCAATCAATCTCAGCTGGGACAATAAATGGCAGTCAGAAGTTGGTTTTGATGATGGAAAATGGGTTTGGGAAGCGGCTATTCCTTTCAAAACACTGAGATATAAAGAAGGCGAAAAAAGCTGGGGGCTGAATTTCAGCCGACTGGACCTTAAAACCACCGAAAAATCAAGCTGGACGCCCATTCCCCGACAATTTCCTACGGCCTCTCTGGCGTTTACCGGAAACCTGGTTTGGGACACTCCTCCCCCATCACCCGGAGCCAATATCAGTCTGATACCCTTTGTATATTCCGGAACCAGCAAAGATTTTTCGACCGGAAAGGATACAAAATTTGACCCGGGTGTGGGTTTTGATGCCAAAGTGGGGCTTACCTCCTCGCTCAATCTTGACCTCACGGTGATGCCTGATTTTTCGCAGGTGGAAGTGGATGTACAGCAAACCAACCTCGACCGTTTTGAGTTATTTTTCCCCGAAAGAAGGCAGTTTTTTATCGAAAACGGAGATATTTTTAACAATTTCGGTTCATCAAACTTACGACCTTTCTTTTCGAGAAGAGTGGGTCTCGATGCCCCCATTTATTATGGCTCAAAAATCAGCGGAAAGATCAATTCCAACTGGCGGGTGGGTGCCATGAACATGCTCACAGGCAAAAACACCGAAGGAGAAACCGGCTCCATGTACAGCGTGATTTCTTTGCAAAGAAAGGTTTTTAAACGGTCTTATGTCGGTGGCATTTATGTGGACAGGGAGTCTTCCTCACAAAAAGAAACCCCTGATAATCTGCAGATTGCTCCCTACAATCGCACCACCGGCCTGGAGTATTATCTGGCATCAGCCGACAACCGCTGGCAGGGAAAGGCCTTCTGGCTGAAGACTTTTTCGCCCGATATTAACCAAAACAACAATGTGAGCTCGGTCAATATCGCCTATTTGCGTAAAGAATACACGCTGGGTATGACTTATGAAAATGTGGACAGAAAAGTGGCCGGCGATGAAGTGGGATTTATACGAAGGAAAAATTATGTTTACTTTTTACCTACTGCCGAGTATTTGTTTTTCCCGAAAGGCTCCAGGATTCTTTCTCATGGCCCCAATGCCATGGTTTCGTTATATCTCAACAAAGGCTTGTTTGATACCCAGGAAAACACCAATGTGATAGGTTATAAGCTCAATTTGAGGTCACAGGCTACGTTTTCGATCTGGACTGCTACTGACTACGTGAAGCTCAACAACGACTTTGACCCGACCGGCTACAAAGGCTTTATTCTCGACTCAGGGCAGGTGCATCGCTGGAAATCCTGGGGTACGGTCTTTGCCTCCAAGCCGCAGGCTCTGTTTACATATTCGTTCCAGACCCGGTACGGTGGGTATTATGCCGATGGCAAAAGACTCCGGCTGGAGGGCGAACTGGCTTACAGGTTTCAGCCTTATGTAGCGGTGGCGTTCAGAAGTTCGCTCAACAGATTGACATTTTTTGAAGACCAGCGACTGTCAGAAAAACTGCTCAACAGCAAGCATAATCTATGGTTGATAGGCCCCAGAATTGATGTGACGTTTACCAATAAGCTGTTTTTTACCAATTTTATGCAGTACAACAGCCAAACCAACAATTTCAATGTAAACGCCCGCTTCCAGTGGCGATATAGCCCGGCCTCTGACCTGTATCTGGTTTATACCGATAACTACTACGCAGACAGCTTTATAGCTAAAAACCGTGCGATTGTACTGAAATTTACCTATTGGTGGAATGTGTAG
- a CDS encoding peptidylprolyl isomerase, whose product MQISDKKVVTISYELYIESPENEFEIVEVAGEDAPMVFLFGHSGLPGDFENQLSGKSEGDEFDFVLEPQAGFGELNEEDIADFPLDMFKIEDGEVPANMLDLGNFIPFTNEDGSKITGRVHSVDEQTVRVDFNHPLAGKTLKFEGKVLSIREATPEEIDHGHVHGEGGHQH is encoded by the coding sequence ATGCAAATATCTGATAAAAAAGTAGTTACCATTTCGTATGAATTGTACATCGAAAGTCCTGAAAATGAGTTTGAAATAGTAGAAGTAGCCGGTGAAGATGCTCCTATGGTTTTCCTTTTCGGACACAGCGGTTTACCCGGCGATTTTGAAAACCAGCTTTCAGGTAAATCAGAAGGTGATGAGTTTGATTTTGTGTTGGAGCCACAGGCAGGTTTCGGGGAACTTAACGAGGAAGACATCGCCGATTTTCCTTTGGACATGTTTAAAATAGAAGATGGTGAAGTGCCTGCCAATATGTTGGATTTGGGCAACTTTATTCCGTTTACCAACGAAGACGGCAGTAAAATTACGGGTAGGGTACATTCCGTTGATGAACAGACCGTTAGGGTTGATTTTAATCACCCATTGGCCGGAAAAACGCTCAAATTTGAAGGTAAAGTATTGAGTATAAGAGAAGCCACACCTGAAGAAATCGACCATGGCCACGTGCATGGCGAAGGTGGGCATCAACATTGA
- a CDS encoding DUF805 domain-containing protein, translated as MAFNYYLNAFRFHYADFEGRARRSEYWYFTLFNIIISYGLMGMMFHGEGMYFMYFVSVLYSLASLIPSLAVAVRRLHDIGKSGWYFLVFLIPVAGIIWLLVLLVTNSQDGENEYGPNPKGIGNNNNDDSMIQNIGQ; from the coding sequence ATGGCATTTAATTATTATCTCAACGCATTTAGATTTCACTACGCCGATTTTGAAGGGAGAGCCCGCAGAAGTGAATATTGGTATTTTACTTTATTTAATATTATTATTTCATATGGATTGATGGGAATGATGTTCCATGGGGAAGGAATGTATTTTATGTATTTTGTATCCGTATTATATAGCCTTGCTTCTCTGATTCCTAGTTTAGCAGTTGCTGTTCGAAGATTGCACGATATTGGCAAAAGTGGCTGGTATTTTTTGGTATTTTTGATTCCTGTGGCTGGTATTATTTGGTTACTGGTATTATTAGTTACCAACAGTCAAGACGGCGAAAATGAATATGGCCCTAATCCAAAAGGAATTGGCAACAACAACAATGACGATTCTATGATTCAGAATATAGGACAATAA
- a CDS encoding DUF805 domain-containing protein: MNIKYYFGGFARYATFDGRASRAEFWNFFFFHLFVSLLTPYIDQMFETYSPDGNYGIFNIGYRLIAFLPSLAVGFRRMHDSGKSGVNYIVPIWNIILAVRESEIGENEYGPNPYGINGETEDDLISQIGNES; the protein is encoded by the coding sequence ATGAATATAAAATACTATTTTGGGGGCTTTGCCCGATACGCAACCTTTGACGGCCGGGCCAGTCGTGCCGAATTCTGGAATTTTTTCTTTTTTCACCTGTTTGTTTCGTTACTGACCCCATATATAGACCAAATGTTCGAAACGTATTCTCCTGATGGCAATTATGGCATTTTCAATATTGGCTATAGGTTAATCGCATTTTTGCCCTCCCTGGCCGTTGGTTTCAGACGCATGCATGACAGTGGGAAAAGTGGAGTTAATTACATTGTTCCTATCTGGAATATAATACTTGCAGTAAGAGAAAGTGAAATCGGAGAAAACGAATATGGTCCAAATCCATACGGAATCAATGGCGAAACTGAAGACGATCTGATAAGTCAGATTGGTAATGAATCTTGA
- a CDS encoding RDD family protein, which yields MNTINIPTFLNIDLNFNLAGFGSRVAAYVIDWGFKIGYFFLITQTFRFDIFSSNYILSFLAFIPLYFYTLLSEWLLKGQTLGKMAMKIKVIGNDGSVPSFSQCAVRWMFLLADGYIFMILILVSPLFAGLSVFSPAVGIIAITNTKNQQRLGDLAAGTYIVSTRENHFSIEDTIYAYANKRQNYQIKYPQVIKLSDKDMTIIQNLMEKSEKNIDYQLASKLSKRVKEILNIETQDNDIQFLKDLLSDYNRVSIEE from the coding sequence ATGAATACAATAAATATTCCAACTTTTTTAAATATTGACCTGAATTTTAATCTCGCAGGTTTTGGAAGTCGTGTAGCAGCTTATGTAATTGACTGGGGTTTTAAAATCGGTTACTTTTTTCTTATCACCCAAACCTTCCGGTTTGACATTTTTTCTTCCAACTACATTTTGAGTTTTTTGGCTTTTATCCCTTTATATTTTTATACATTATTATCTGAGTGGCTTCTAAAAGGCCAGACTTTAGGCAAAATGGCCATGAAAATCAAAGTAATCGGTAACGACGGAAGTGTGCCCTCATTCAGCCAATGTGCGGTAAGATGGATGTTTCTGCTGGCCGATGGTTACATTTTTATGATTCTGATTTTAGTTTCTCCTCTTTTTGCAGGCCTTTCAGTTTTCAGTCCAGCCGTGGGGATTATAGCCATCACAAATACTAAAAATCAACAACGCCTCGGTGATCTTGCCGCCGGAACTTATATTGTAAGTACAAGAGAAAATCACTTTAGTATAGAAGATACGATTTATGCTTATGCCAACAAACGCCAAAATTATCAGATCAAATATCCGCAGGTAATAAAACTCTCTGATAAAGACATGACGATCATTCAGAATCTGATGGAAAAATCTGAGAAAAACATTGATTATCAGTTGGCATCAAAATTGTCAAAACGAGTAAAGGAAATTTTGAATATAGAAACACAGGACAATGACATTCAATTTTTGAAAGACTTACTGAGTGATTACAACCGGGTATCCATAGAAGAGTAA
- a CDS encoding stage II sporulation protein M: MRETTFIDRNRTKWLSIESEEKNQPDEMASDFIDLTSDLSYAQSHYPHSKITSYLNFLASKIYKSIFETKSKSLFKTFWKTDFPLIIGHNRKVLIASSVFFILFVILGAICSVLEVDFIDSVLGSGYVEITENNIRRGKPFDIYASEQPLKMFLTIFSNNFFVGLIIYISGALVGIGTFYHTFKNGLMVGTFLTMFFEHNLGYQAFAVIMLHGTLELMGLVLETMAGLILGLSFLFPHTLTRWQAFKKGLIESGKIFIGVFPITLLAAFIESFITRLGNTGFQNIPLYISVLLIMILIASWVFIIYYFFIYSKKLSQKVPLEEYLKSTPDL; this comes from the coding sequence ATGCGTGAAACCACATTTATTGACCGCAACCGCACCAAATGGCTTTCGATAGAGAGTGAGGAAAAAAACCAGCCCGATGAGATGGCCTCTGATTTCATTGACCTCACCAGCGATTTATCTTATGCCCAATCTCACTATCCGCATTCCAAAATCACAAGTTATCTCAATTTTCTTGCTTCAAAAATTTACAAATCTATATTTGAAACCAAATCAAAATCACTCTTCAAAACATTCTGGAAAACCGACTTTCCGCTCATCATCGGTCATAATCGTAAAGTATTGATAGCCAGCTCTGTATTTTTTATTCTTTTTGTGATTTTAGGGGCCATTTGCTCTGTACTGGAAGTTGATTTTATAGATTCTGTGCTGGGCTCGGGTTATGTCGAAATCACAGAAAACAACATTCGACGTGGAAAACCCTTCGATATTTATGCCAGCGAGCAACCTTTAAAAATGTTCCTGACTATTTTCTCCAACAATTTTTTTGTGGGCCTCATTATCTATATTTCCGGTGCTCTGGTGGGTATTGGCACTTTTTATCATACTTTCAAAAACGGACTCATGGTCGGTACATTTCTAACCATGTTTTTTGAGCACAATCTGGGTTATCAGGCTTTTGCTGTAATCATGCTTCATGGTACATTGGAGCTTATGGGTTTGGTTTTGGAAACTATGGCCGGCCTCATTCTGGGTTTAAGTTTTTTGTTTCCTCATACACTTACCCGGTGGCAAGCCTTTAAAAAAGGGCTCATCGAGAGTGGAAAAATCTTTATCGGTGTGTTTCCCATTACCTTGCTGGCGGCCTTTATTGAGAGCTTTATCACCAGGCTAGGTAATACCGGTTTTCAAAATATTCCTCTGTATATCAGTGTCTTACTTATTATGATTTTAATTGCTAGTTGGGTTTTTATCATATATTATTTTTTTATATACAGTAAAAAACTTAGTCAAAAAGTCCCGTTGGAAGAATACCTGAAATCTACACCGGATTTATGA
- a CDS encoding MoxR family ATPase → MEEEIFKNRIDLTELSESVQKIKAELGKVIVGQEDTIELMIASILCGGHVLLEGVPGVAKTLTAKLLSQSLDASFKRIQFTPDLMPSDVLGTSVFNPKTLEFEYKRGPVFANLILIDEINRSPAKTQAALFELMEEKQVTIDGQTYLMEEPFLVIATQNPIEQEGTYRLPEGQLDRFFMKILVDYPSPADEIDLLRKFNYTSHVDLSGSVKPILKKSRLLKLRKTIREIVVDEELLKFISSIVLATRNHKQIELGASPRAALALMLAAKVWAAMAARDFVIPEDIKTVGIPVLRHRIILTADAEMEGSTEDEILNEIFNSIEIPR, encoded by the coding sequence ATGGAAGAAGAAATATTCAAAAACCGGATTGACCTCACCGAGCTTTCTGAGTCGGTACAGAAAATCAAAGCTGAGCTTGGCAAAGTAATAGTGGGGCAGGAAGATACCATTGAGCTCATGATTGCCAGTATTCTTTGTGGCGGGCATGTATTGCTCGAAGGAGTACCGGGTGTAGCCAAAACACTGACAGCTAAGTTATTGTCGCAGTCACTTGATGCCAGTTTTAAAAGAATCCAGTTTACACCTGACCTTATGCCTTCTGACGTATTGGGTACTTCGGTGTTTAATCCCAAAACGCTGGAATTTGAATATAAACGCGGCCCAGTTTTCGCCAACTTGATTTTGATTGACGAAATCAACCGTTCGCCTGCAAAAACGCAGGCGGCATTATTTGAATTAATGGAAGAAAAACAGGTGACAATTGATGGGCAAACCTACCTCATGGAAGAGCCTTTTCTGGTTATTGCCACTCAGAATCCCATAGAGCAGGAAGGCACATACAGGCTTCCGGAAGGTCAGTTAGACCGGTTTTTTATGAAAATATTGGTTGATTACCCCAGCCCGGCTGATGAGATTGATTTACTCAGGAAATTTAACTATACTTCGCATGTGGATCTTTCGGGTTCAGTGAAACCTATTTTGAAAAAAAGCCGATTGCTCAAACTGAGAAAAACAATTAGAGAAATTGTGGTTGACGAGGAATTGCTGAAATTTATATCGAGCATTGTACTTGCCACAAGAAATCACAAACAGATTGAGTTAGGGGCATCGCCAAGAGCAGCTTTGGCATTGATGCTGGCTGCAAAAGTATGGGCCGCTATGGCCGCACGCGACTTTGTTATACCAGAGGATATTAAAACCGTAGGAATCCCGGTACTCAGGCACCGAATTATCCTGACCGCCGATGCCGAAATGGAAGGATCAACCGAAGACGAAATCCTGAACGAAATATTTAATTCCATCGAAATTCCAAGATGA